In Aspergillus nidulans FGSC A4 chromosome II, the genomic stretch TGAGAACATTACTGAGAGTACGCTCTCCTTCCGCCACCGTGCCGACACAAATTATTTTCAAGAACTCCGTTATGAACAGGACGACTTCCAGTTCCTGCGCATCTTTGGCTTCGAACCAAGGGCGGGTCGCAATGATTATGAGCAGATCACCCAAGATCTTGGTTGGGTGTCATGTCGGATGGGACGGTTGTTGACCTTCCCAAATACCCTCCAACACCGCGTCTCACCATTTTCGCTTGCCGATCGGTCCAAGCCAGGCCATCGAAAGATCCTTGCGCTCTTTCTCATTGATCCCAGCCGGCGCATCATCTCAACCGCGAACGTCCCGCCACAGAGGGAGGACTGGTGTAACGATTGGGCGGCAGCTACAAACGATGTGCTGAATAACCGCCTACCCAGAGAACTGCAAGCTATGGTCCGCGAAAATCTCGAATTTCCACCGATGACTATGGACGAGGCGAAAGCATACCGTGTGGAACTCATGGCTGAAAGGTCCTCGAAGTCGGAGTCCGAAAATGAGATGTTCACACGGGGAGACTTCTCTTTATGCGAGCACTGAGGTGCTTTATTCCTTACAAGCCCTATACCCCTTACATATATCTTGTTTGGCAATCGTATCAATATCCACCGACTGGCTGGCAACCAATACTTCGAGTCCAATAGAACGTATACAGCACAGTAGATGatgcctcctcttctgagTCCGGCGGCCGGGTCAAAGCGCACCATTGCCTTGGGTTTGTGCCTAAGATTCCGCACCTCACGACTGGACGCAATTTGACTCCAAGGTTTTGCGCAGAACTCGCAATTTATTCTCAATCAACAGTCACAATAAACTTTTGCCGAATGGATGCGCATATCAATGAGTGGAGATTCTGTGAATTTCAACTGCCGGCCAGAATCTCCGTCCCTTTTCACCACCTCGCAATTTGAAGAAATTATCTACTACATGTCTTCAAACAGGTATTTACACCTTATCACGgttctttttctcttcgcATCAGTGCTATGTCAAGATATTGACGGCTCTGACGACGACTTTCCTAATGGGGGTCCTCCGGCGAGCTATTTCCGCGCTGCCCCTACAATGCCCGTCGCTGCGCTCCAGTCGGCTGCCTCTCGTTTAGGGAGGACCTCCCACGGAGGCTCGTTTCGGGTTAGCTCTGACTCTGGAGAGAGATCCTCTATCTATAGTGATTGGGCATTGTTTAATGAGGTGGGTTACTATAATATTGAATGACCCAACTAACAAGTACAGGGCGCGGCGGTTGTCTGGACGGCGGACATGGACGTTGACTGCGATGGAATTGACTATGGGTGCAAGGTGCCAGTCAATAATCTACTTTCTGAACCACTGCTAATATACAAAAAGGGCAACGCCGATGGGCGTCCTGAGACAAGCTGGGGTGCTCTGTCGGCGTACGAGGTGCGACCATCCGACCCGGTCTCCTCTTCAGTTATCATCTAATATATGGAAGGTCCCTTTTATTGTCATCCCAGAGGAGTACCTCGACAAGCACGAGGCCGGTCTCCCCGGCAATAACATCGCAGCCGTTATCTGGTACTTTCTTTTTTATATTCTAAAACCCTACCAAGCTGACTCTTCAGCAATGGAAACATGTTCTACGGCATCCTCGGCGACACAAATGGTGACAGCCCCGAGGTTACAGGCGAAGCTTCATGGCTAATGGCTCGGACTTGCTTTCCGACTGAGGGTCTGAACGGGGCTAGAGGTCATAATGACCCAGATGTTACTTGtattttcctcctccagtcACCTGAGGCGTTAGCTCTGACAGCCAAACTAGATATTGTCTTCCTTGGTGAGGACGCCGTGTTGCCCGCCAGTGCTATGAATGACAAGTATATCACGGACTTCGACACTCTAAGGGCAATGGGAGATGAGCTCGTCAATGCTCTAGTCAGCAATATCGGACTGGGTTCTGGCGATCGGGCGCGGACTCGGACACGATTCCGTCATCCTTTATTTAAAGCCGTTGATGCTGCTACGGGTACCCGAGGAACTGCTTCCATTCTCAATGCGCGTTCTTGGAACACAACATCCGGACTCTCTCAGTCCAGTAATTCCTCATGCACTCCCGCCTCAGGAAATTCTACGACTCCATGTAAAGCCAATGCCTCTACTCCAGCCACTTCGTTTCCCAATGTCTCGCCTCCAAGTACCGCCAAGCCTCCTACACAAGCCGCTTCGAATACTGCTACACCCGCTGTTGGTTCTACTCCCAGTGCTTCCCTGCATGCAGGTGCTGCTTCTCCGAGTGTCGCCTCTCCTTCCAGTGCCGCTACTAGCGCTGCAGCTACTTCAAACGCCCCATCACCCCCGACACCAACCCCCAGCTGTTCTTGGCCCGATCACTGCTTGGGTACGTTGTCTTGAACCTTTCACATTTTTCCCGGTTCAACTGGTGCAGCAGCTAACGGTCTTTCTCCTAAGGTGCTCCATGTTTTACTCTCGACGACTGTTCCAACGACCTCGTCTGTGTGAACGGGTTGTGCGCTGTCGACCGAGATGTGGCCTCTCTGTCTACCTCGTCGCCGACTGGGACACCTGCTGTCAGGAGATGGATCACGGCTGTTCGAGGCTTGGGATTTGATGATTAGATCCCAGGTTCTCTCATTATCTTCTCGCTGCAGTGGATGGAACGGCCATGGTAAGCTTGTACGGGAGAACTTGGAGCCTCAGCCATGGATCACTGACGCATTGACTCTCTATTCACTTCTACTGAAGCTCTTTAATCTAGTCACATTTGCCGCTGGGGAGTCCTTGTCCAAGTCACACTGCCGGATCTAAGTTATCCAGTAACCGTCATCCCCCCGTGAGTCTTTTACGTCCATTGTATCTTTCTCGGATAGCCAGTCTCTCACACCGTTGGACACCGCGGGATTGGCGTTTACCGTGGGCTCTACAGTAACCAGTTTGGTCTACCTGGACAAGATAGAGCGAGCCCAGTTAATGCCAGAAATACTGGATTTAGACCATCCTATCCAACGCTGACAAAGCCCACCATTACGGGGTAACAATATTGCTCCAAGCCCCAGTCCCATTGCAACCCAGCTCTGGCACTCCAGCTCCACAGCGGGCGTCTTCCGTCCTGAATTTCCGTTTATTCGGAACCCAGCGCTCGCTAAGCGAGCATCTAGACCTCTCACGCCTGCCAAAAATTGGCCCCTGGCATTAGCTTGACTGCTAGCTTACTTGAGATCTTGGCCCCACAGGCGAACGGTCTAGGGCGCAACGAGCCAGTTTTAGGCGCAGTTTGTGAGGATGGAGGATTGGAGGATTACCCAGCAGCCTAAGCGAGGAGATAAGTGACCTTCAAGCAGTTCATCTCTCTAGCTGAATTATGACTTTTGAAAATTGAAACAGACCGCCCGCGAAGGTTGGGCAAGTTGTGAGCTATGCACTCACAGCATTCCGGCGGTAGAGTAGGGCAAAACCGACCCCGGGTAAGGGCTCGCCGGCAGCCAGACCCGCCACCGATCAAATTATTCTAAGAGACTCCCCGACTCGGCTGTGCGGTCTTGGCTGGCTCCTGTTAGGCAGGGTTTCAGAGCTCCATTGCTTGAAAAGCTTGGCAATTGAGCCCAAACCTCGGCCAAAGCCCGAGGGGTTACAGTGCCTTGGGCACGGGCATATGGGTGGGGACGAAAAGGGTTGAGAAGTGGGAATGGGACATACAGACAACGGGGCACATATATAAGACTGTTCAGTACAAGTGGTGGTAGAACCCAAAAACCCAGCTATCTCAATCAGTTCATTCAGACCAAGCCTATCTTAGTTAAGATGCGCACCACAGTTCTTTCCCAAGCCCTCGCCCTGGCAGGCATGGCCAACCTAGCCACAGCAAGCGACGACGCAGCTACCACATCGATTGCCTACTTCCACCCCGAAGTCTATGATGCCGTGCGCCTGGGTATCCTCTCGTATAGCGGCACCGCCGCCAGCGTCGTTTCCGCCGATGCCACAGCGACAACCCTCGCCATCGGCTGTCTCGAGTCGGCACCGTCCTCATCGTGCCTCATCGACCCGAAGAATCCGCAGACCATGATCCAGGGTGACTCAACCTGGAGCTGGAAAGGGCAGTACACGAGTCTGGACTGGCATCCCCCTGTAACGGCGACGGTGGACTACGGGTGCACATATACCTCGCAATCGATCGATGCAAGTTGCTCCTTCAGCTATAGTGCCTATGGCTCGAGTGATGGGCTGGCGTTCTCGCAGCATTTTGATACGGCGGTCAGCCTGAGGCCGACTTGGGTGTCCAGCGCAGAGATGCTTGTCACGGCAGGCGTAGATAAGTTGGGTGCAACTGCAACTGCAACTGCGACAGAGACAGGGACAAAGACTGAGAGTGAAGAGTCTCAGGCCACGGAGACAGAGTCAGGTGCTGCGGCAGGAGGTCCTGGGCCTTTTGGCGCGATGGTTACAGCTGCcccggtgctggtgctgggagtTGCCGCTATGCTGTAGCCAGTCACGTCATGTATATCTGAGCTGGATAATGTGATTTATGCCTATTAGGGCTGGGCATAGCTGAAGATTTGAGGAGGATACCTGTTACCTGAATCTGTCCTCCACAATCATGCCGTGCCGGAGCCACTACCAGTTGTCAACCCCATCATGTCTCTATAGCAAGATATCCCCTAATATGAACTTGCGCCGCCGAGTTCAAGATCTATTAGCGACCCCCATAAGTCCTCTTTAGTATCTCCACGATCTCGTTTACCACCAGATCTGGTCGGCCTTTCTGCACAGAATGGCCCGATCCTTCCGCAGTAACCGGGCCTtggctcttcctccctgcGTAATATTGACCAAGCGCTCATAATAAGGCCTCCAGAAAGGATTTACAAACGCCATACTCAGTTCAGCCAGGCCACTCATCCTCTCGCTTTCCCGCGCGAACGCTTCAAAATCATGGCCGACGACCGTCACAAACGGTCCACTGCCTTTCCCTTTGTCCCCTCGGGCCAAGCAGCACAGGCTCGTTGCTCTGGGGCAGTCACGAGGACAAATCCGCGCGGGACAATCCCTCGGCTTTTCGTCCTGGCCGTCGACAGGGTGGAAGATGGGCCGGACGTTATGGTCTCCAGTATCAAGGCCTGATTGAACTCAGCGGCATCAGGGTCCGGGAGGTCGACACAAAGTCCGAGTTCGCGATGATAGTATCAAGCAGTGCCATACGAGCCACACTGTCTGAGCATTCCTGTACGTAGAGACAGGCAAGGGCGCAGCCGATTGAGCATGCGACGAACAGGATTTCCACTTCGCCCAGGGCATGGACACccagcttcttcgtcgtAATCTGTGTCAGCAGCTGACACACGTCCTTTACAATACCTAGACAATCGTGCGCGTTGAGATTGGGAATCGTGGTTTGTCGTTGCGCCTTGGTTGTACCAATCGTAGGTCAGTATGCCTGGGAGGTCTAGGGCGGATTGTTCCTGGAGCTTGGCGATGACAAGAACCAGCTGACTTGTGGGAGACCGAGGCCATtgagaaagacaagaagggCATTTTGTTGGTCTTGGTTAGTGATGACGGTGCTGGTCGGTGGAAGGTGTAGCTTATTCGAGCGGTTGGCTTGGTGGTGAGTGTAATACATTACAGATTGGCCATTTTAATGATGTATCTGGTGATTGATATAGTATTAAAAATGATCGATAGACAGTGAGATTGGTAGGGAACGAAAGAGCTGGGTAGGAGGCAGTTTACTTTAGGTACAGTTTAGTTTATATGTAAGAAATAGTTCAGCTGAGGGAATTCCCCATTCAACTGACCAAGTGGATGCGCATTGTCAGCATTAATCTAATATTTGAGTTAGTTGCAAGCTTGCATATGTCTTGAATGACTCGGCCTATTAGATGCTTCGAGTTATCATGCATTGCCCTCTGGATCGTGAAAACTCTCCTGATTCCAGGTAGCCAGACTTGGGCGGGGCCCGTACTGGAAAAAAAACACTTGAGCTGCTGTGTCGGCTCTGTTtctctctgcatcttccGTGAGGCTTCTGATCAGGGTGCCGTTCAGGCATGTATATCAGTCTAT encodes the following:
- a CDS encoding uncharacterized protein (transcript_id=CADANIAT00004128) produces the protein MRISMSGDSVNFNCRPESPSLFTTSQFEEIIYYMSSNRYLHLITVLFLFASVLCQDIDGSDDDFPNGGPPASYFRAAPTMPVAALQSAASRLGRTSHGGSFRVSSDSGERSSIYSDWALFNEGAAVVWTADMDVDCDGIDYGCKGNADGRPETSWGALSAYEVPFIVIPEEYLDKHEAGLPGNNIAAVICNGNMFYGILGDTNGDSPEVTGEASWLMARTCFPTEGLNGARGHNDPDVTCIFLLQSPEALALTAKLDIVFLGEDAVLPASAMNDKYITDFDTLRAMGDELVNALVSNIGLGSGDRARTRTRFRHPLFKAVDAATGTRGTASILNARSWNTTSGLSQSSNSSCTPASGNSTTPCKANASTPATSFPNVSPPSTAKPPTQAASNTATPAVGSTPSASLHAGAASPSVASPSSAATSAAATSNAPSPPTPTPSCSWPDHCLGAPCFTLDDCSNDLVCVNGLCAVDRDVASLSTSSPTGTPAVRRWITAVRGLGFDD
- a CDS encoding uncharacterized protein (transcript_id=CADANIAT00004129): MRTTVLSQALALAGMANLATASDDAATTSIAYFHPEVYDAVRLGILSYSGTAASVVSADATATTLAIGCLESAPSSSCLIDPKNPQTMIQGDSTWSWKGQYTSLDWHPPVTATVDYGCTYTSQSIDASCSFSYSAYGSSDGLAFSQHFDTAVSLRPTWVSSAEMLVTAGVDKLGATATATATETGTKTESEESQATETESGAAAGGPGPFGAMVTAAPVLVLGVAAML